The following proteins come from a genomic window of Sardina pilchardus chromosome 1, fSarPil1.1, whole genome shotgun sequence:
- the LOC134080339 gene encoding NACHT, LRR and PYD domains-containing protein 3-like isoform X4 — MKSDHSMLNPPQFSTESTPSDLNLQTHRPPSPVPSCVSMKSDDSMLKPPQFSTESTPSDLNSEKNKRKRKRSPSPTTSSDEDVGRDSSTEQYQQIHKSLLQKKFKCLIEGIPQQGDTRLLHEIYTDLYITEGGRGEVNDEHEVRQIERASWRETAQDRPIKCSDIFKRLLEEERCRKEGFLEEERCRKDEAKKKDTVFEPRQYKPLRTVLTKGVAGIGKTVSVQKFILDWAEGTANQDVHFIFPLPFRELNMMKEKKLSLVGLIQHFFPEIKDPRVFSSSAHTVMFIFDGLDECRLPLDFHSNPKCCDVTEPASVDLLLTNLIKGNLLPSALLWITTRPAAANQIPAESVDQVTEVRGFNDPQKDEYFRKRISDENLASRTITHLKSSRSLYIMCHIPVFCWITATVVEETSESEKVNMPRTLTQMYTHFLMMQTSIKHVKFTERKETDEEVIFKLGELAFQQLEKGNLIFYEEDLRECGIDVTEASVYSGVCTQIFREEAGLYQGKVFSFVHLSIQEFLAALYVFLCFSNIQRNMPDQQQTSQLSALFRATTCHGLHKTAVDLALQSKNGHLDLFLRFLLGLSLESNQNLLKHLLPQSSSQSDSSEQTVQYVKQKIRDQRSSDTYRDEDEDEGEDSDRRINLFYCLNELNHHAVVEHKINSEELHVETLLPGQWKTKTWKTFKMSEEQLAEFDLQKYIKTPEEDQTELLSPEEVLQKVLPGVTSALLDNCDLSDKSCSYLASALKTSHSSNLRVLNLSENKLLDSGVELLCSALCHHNCKLEELWLYDCDLSDKSCSYLASALKTSHSSNLRVLHLSYNKLLDSGVELLCSALCHHNCKLETLRLQGCDLSDKSCSYLASALKTSHSSNLRVLDLSNNKLLDSGVELLCSVLCHHNCKLEELELNSCDLSDKSCSYLASALKTSHSSNLRVLHLSHNKLLDSGVELLCSALCHHNCKLEELRLDKCDLSDKSCSYLASALKTSHSSNLRVLDLSDNKLLDSGVELLCSALCHHNCKLEELQLQVCNLSDKSCSYLASALKTSHSSNLRVLHLSDNKLLDSGVELLCSALCHHNCKLETLWLWSCGLSNKSCSYLASALKSPSSNLTQLDLWGNDQISASAVEPLCALVEDPHCKLEYLELSGRTIRKERPAAAAAAAAAASTSSSHSSDAAELHLRDKAQQHPGAQLLSLDTHKEGHHCESCAEVPDSSLWVLVKPEVSTEESVSTYSLSSPAGSYECSESGLRWTCAGPVTLQYRFMDWHVLADDLPHMQYRPAGPSMDIKLMSGELEEIHLPHFLCLGGSPSSLKDAVEVLHKQDSGVLIEKCELRRFHARLVKPSFSPIGLFYSLISRLFTWKEEERDMLVEVHADVQVYVSSTSPLSVPCSACSTFRLYLSPLSSELSKLIEMQEEGFNGKKLAKPRPGRPLQMHEYFALKADCETLGEPTPEELDLRESSDIAPNFFEVHINEAVNFKIELLSSKDKRKVWQAYILSSECFWNKPQQGSDGPYNAEEFLTKHRADLIQRVKNVIQLADRMRSNKLINGEDYENIRVAPTDQEKMRQVFDVLESCGAEGRKTFFKILHELRPALVTELATSSP; from the exons ggagaggagaggtcaatgatgaacatgaggtcagacagatagagagggcatCCTGGAGAGAAACGGCACAAGACAGACCCATCAAATGCAGTGACATCTTCAAACGCTTACTGGAGGAGGAAAGATGCAGAAAAGAAGGCTTCctggaagaggagagatgcagAAAAGATGAGGCAAAAAAGAAGGACACAGTCTTTGAGCCCAGACAATACAAACCCCTCAGAACTGTGCTGACAAAGGGAgtggctggcattggaaaaacagtctcagtgcagaagtttATTCTGGATTGGGCTGAAGGAACAGCCAATCAGGATGTCCACttcatatttcctcttccttttcgGGAGCTGAacatgatgaaggagaagaaactCAGTCTGGTGGGTCTTATTCAGCACTTTTTCCCAGAAATCAAAGATCCCAGAGTCTTCTCAAGTtcagcacacacagtcatgttcatctttgatggtctggatgagtgtcGTCTTCCTCTGGATTTCCACTCCAACCCGAAGTGTTGTGATGTGACAGAGCCAGCCTCAGTGGACTTGCTACTGACAAACCTCATCAAGGGGAATCTGCttccttctgctctcctctggatcaccacccgaccagcagcagccaatcagatcccaGCTGAGAGTGTGGACCAGGTGACAGAAGTAAGgggattcaatgacccacagaaagatgagtacttcaggaagagaatcagtgATGAGAACCTGGCCAGCAGAACCATCACACACCTGAAATCATCCaggagcctctacatcatgtgccatATTCCAGTCTTCTGCTGGATTACAGCCACGGTTGTAGAGGAAACATCAGAATCAGAGAAAGTAAACATGCCAAGGACTCtgactcaaatgtacacacacttcctgatgATGCAGACAAGCATTAAACATGTCAAgttcacagagagaaaagagacagatgaagaggtgATTTTCAAACTGGGGGAACTGGCTTTCCAACAGCTTGAGAAAGGCAATCTGATcttctatgaggaagacctgagagagtgtggcattgatgtcacagaagcatcagtgtactcaggagtgtgtacccagatcttcagagaggaaGCTGGGTTGTACCAGGGGAAGGTGttcagctttgtgcatctgagcatccaggagtttcttgcaGCTCTGTATGTGTTCCTCTGCTTCAGCAACATACAGAGAAACATGCCTGACCAACAGCAAAcctctcagctctctgctctgttcagagCTACAACATGTCATGGCCTACACAAGACTGCAGTGGACCTGGCCTTACAGAGTAAGAATGGACACctggaccttttcctccgcttccttCTGGGCCTCTCACTGGAGTCCAATCAGAATCTCTTAAAGCACCTACTGCCAcagagcagcagccaatcagatagcTCAGAGCAAACTGTGCAGTATGTCAAACAGAAGATCAGAGATCAGAGGAGCTCAGACACATATagggatgaagatgaagatgaaggtgAAGATTCAGACAGAAGGATCAACCTGTTCTActgtctgaatgagctgaatCACCATGCTGTAGTGGAGCACAAAATTAACTCAGAAGAGCTGCATGTAGAGACACTCTTACCAGGACAGTGGAAGACTAAGACATGGAAGACATTTAAGATGTCAGAAGAGCAGCTGGCTGAGTTTGACCTGCAGAAGTACATAAAGACACCAGAGGAAGATCAGACTGAACTCCTCAGTCCAGAGGAAGTTCTTCAAAAGGTGCTGCCAGGAGTCACATCAGCTTT gctggaTAACTGTGATCTGAGcgataagagctgttcctatctggcctctgcactgaagacatcacactcatcaaatctcagagTGCTGAACCTGAGTGAGaataagctgctggactcaggagtggaacttttatgttctgctctttgtcatcacaactgcaaactggaggaactatg gctgtaTGACTGTGATCTGAGtgataagagctgttcctatctggcctctgcactgaagacatcacactcatcaaatctcagagTGCTGCACCTGAGTTAcaataagctgctggactcaggagtggaacttttatgttctgctctttgtcatcacaactgcaaactggagacactacg gctgcaGGGCTGTGATCTGAGcgataagagctgttcctatctggcctctgcactgaagacatcacactcatcaaatctcagagtgctggacctgagtaacaataagctgctggactcaggagtggaacttttatgttctgttctttgtcatcacaactgcaaactggaggaactaga gctgaATAGCTGTGATCTGAGcgataagagctgttcctatctggcctctgcactgaagacatcacactcatcaaatctcagagTGCTGCACCTGAGTCAcaataagctgctggactcaggagtggaacttttatgttctgctctttgtcatcacaactgcaaactggaggaactacg gctggaTAAGTGTGATCTGAGcgataagagctgttcctatctggcctctgcactgaagacatcacactcatcaaatctcagagtgctggacctgagtgacaataagctgctggactcaggagtggaacttttatgttctgctctttgtcatcacaactgcaaactggaggaactaca gctgcaGGTCTGTAATCTGAGcgataagagctgttcctatctggcctctgcactgaagacatcacactcatcaaatctcagagTGCTGCACCTGAGTGAcaataagctgctggactcaggagtggaacttttatgttctgctctttgtcatcacaactgcaaactggagacactatg gctgtgGAGCTGTGGTCTGAGCaataagagctgttcctatctggcctctgctcttAAGTCTCCCTCCTCAAATCTCACTCAGCTGGACCTGTGGGGTAATGACCAGATTAGTGCATCAGCTGTAGAGCCGCTCTGTGCTCTAGTGGAGGACCCACACTGTAAACTGGAGTATCTAGA ACTGAGTGGTCGTACCATCAGAAAGGagcgtccagcagcagcagcagcagcagcagcagcagcctccactAGCAGCTCCCACTCCTCAGATGCTGCAGAGCTGCACCTCAGAGACAAAGCCCAGCAGCACCCAGGAGcacagctgctctctctggaCACTCACAA GGAGGGACACCACTGTGAATCCTGTGCTGAAGTTCCAGACTCCAGCCTCTGGGTCCTGGTGAAGCCTGAAGTCTCCACAGAGGAGAGCGTCTCCACCTACAGCCTGAGCTCTCCTGCAGGGAGCTACGAGTGCTCAGAGTCCGGTCTGCGCTGGACGTGTGCTGGTCCAGTCACCCTGCAGTACCGCTTCATGGACTGGCATGTCTTGGCTGATGATCTGCCCCACATGCAGTACAGGCCAGCTGGCCCTTCAATGGACATCAAGCTCATGTCAGGAGAGTTGGAGGAGATCCATCTGCCACATTTCCTCTGTTTGGGAGGTAGCCCGTCTTCCCTGAAGGATGCTGTGGAGGTTCTGCATAAGCAGGACAGTGGAGTGTTGATAGAGAAGTGTGAGCTGAGACGCTTCCATGCCAGGCTGGTAAAGCCCTCCTTTTCTCCTATTGGGCTTTTCTATTCTCTCATATCTCGTTTGTTCACttggaaggaggaagagagggatatgcTGGTTGAGGTCCATGCAGATGTTCAGGTCTATGTGAGCAGTACCTCACCCCTTTCGGTTCCGTGTTCCGCTTGTTCCACATTCCGCTTGTACCTCTCACCACTGAGTTCAGAGCTTAGTAAGCTAATAGAGATGCAGGAGGAAGGATTCAATGGCAAGAAACTCGCCAAGCCCCGGCCTGGGAGACCTCTTCAGATGCATGAGTACTTCGCTCTAAAAGCTGACTGTGAGACTCTAGGAGAACCGACTCCAGAAGAGCTAGACCTCAGAGAGAGCTCTGACATTGCTCCCAACTTTTTTGAAGTGCACATAAATGAGGCTGTGAACTTTAAGATTGAACTCCTCAGCTCCAAAGACAAACGGAAAGTCTGGCAAGCATATATCTTGAGTTCTGAGTGCTTTTGGAACAAACCCCAACAGGGCAGTGATGGCCCTTATAATGCTGAAGAATTCCTAACCAAGCACAGGGCAGATCTCATTCAACGGGTGAAAAATGTTATCCAGCTAGCGGATAGGATGAGGTCAAATAAACTGATCAATGGAGAGGATTATGAAAACATCAGAGTGGCACCAACTGACCAGGAGAAGATGAGACAAGTGTTTGATGTCCTGGAGTCTTGTGGTGCTGAAGGAAGGAAGACATTCTTTAAAATCCTCCATGAGCTACGCCCTGCACTGGTGACAGAGCTGGCTACATCATCGCCCTGA
- the LOC134080339 gene encoding NACHT, LRR and PYD domains-containing protein 3-like isoform X3, producing MSVSQEREEAAGSSKTPRPESAAHSCVSKKHKDLDDPVSPKHLDDGGLQTHRPPSPVPSCVSMKSDDSMLKPPQFSTESTPSDLNSEKNKRKRKRSPSPTTSSDEDVGRDSSTEQYQQIHKSLLQKKFKCLIEGIPQQGDTRLLHEIYTDLYITEGGRGEVNDEHEVRQIERASWRETAQDRPIKCSDIFKRLLEEERCRKEGFLEEERCRKDEAKKKDTVFEPRQYKPLRTVLTKGVAGIGKTVSVQKFILDWAEGTANQDVHFIFPLPFRELNMMKEKKLSLVGLIQHFFPEIKDPRVFSSSAHTVMFIFDGLDECRLPLDFHSNPKCCDVTEPASVDLLLTNLIKGNLLPSALLWITTRPAAANQIPAESVDQVTEVRGFNDPQKDEYFRKRISDENLASRTITHLKSSRSLYIMCHIPVFCWITATVVEETSESEKVNMPRTLTQMYTHFLMMQTSIKHVKFTERKETDEEVIFKLGELAFQQLEKGNLIFYEEDLRECGIDVTEASVYSGVCTQIFREEAGLYQGKVFSFVHLSIQEFLAALYVFLCFSNIQRNMPDQQQTSQLSALFRATTCHGLHKTAVDLALQSKNGHLDLFLRFLLGLSLESNQNLLKHLLPQSSSQSDSSEQTVQYVKQKIRDQRSSDTYRDEDEDEGEDSDRRINLFYCLNELNHHAVVEHKINSEELHVETLLPGQWKTKTWKTFKMSEEQLAEFDLQKYIKTPEEDQTELLSPEEVLQKVLPGVTSALLDNCDLSDKSCSYLASALKTSHSSNLRVLNLSENKLLDSGVELLCSALCHHNCKLEELWLYDCDLSDKSCSYLASALKTSHSSNLRVLHLSYNKLLDSGVELLCSALCHHNCKLETLRLQGCDLSDKSCSYLASALKTSHSSNLRVLDLSNNKLLDSGVELLCSVLCHHNCKLEELELNSCDLSDKSCSYLASALKTSHSSNLRVLHLSHNKLLDSGVELLCSALCHHNCKLEELRLDKCDLSDKSCSYLASALKTSHSSNLRVLDLSDNKLLDSGVELLCSALCHHNCKLEELQLQVCNLSDKSCSYLASALKTSHSSNLRVLHLSDNKLLDSGVELLCSALCHHNCKLETLWLWSCGLSNKSCSYLASALKSPSSNLTQLDLWGNDQISASAVEPLCALVEDPHCKLEYLELSGRTIRKERPAAAAAAAAAASTSSSHSSDAAELHLRDKAQQHPGAQLLSLDTHKEGHHCESCAEVPDSSLWVLVKPEVSTEESVSTYSLSSPAGSYECSESGLRWTCAGPVTLQYRFMDWHVLADDLPHMQYRPAGPSMDIKLMSGELEEIHLPHFLCLGGSPSSLKDAVEVLHKQDSGVLIEKCELRRFHARLVKPSFSPIGLFYSLISRLFTWKEEERDMLVEVHADVQVYVSSTSPLSVPCSACSTFRLYLSPLSSELSKLIEMQEEGFNGKKLAKPRPGRPLQMHEYFALKADCETLGEPTPEELDLRESSDIAPNFFEVHINEAVNFKIELLSSKDKRKVWQAYILSSECFWNKPQQGSDGPYNAEEFLTKHRADLIQRVKNVIQLADRMRSNKLINGEDYENIRVAPTDQEKMRQVFDVLESCGAEGRKTFFKILHELRPALVTELATSSP from the exons ggagaggagaggtcaatgatgaacatgaggtcagacagatagagagggcatCCTGGAGAGAAACGGCACAAGACAGACCCATCAAATGCAGTGACATCTTCAAACGCTTACTGGAGGAGGAAAGATGCAGAAAAGAAGGCTTCctggaagaggagagatgcagAAAAGATGAGGCAAAAAAGAAGGACACAGTCTTTGAGCCCAGACAATACAAACCCCTCAGAACTGTGCTGACAAAGGGAgtggctggcattggaaaaacagtctcagtgcagaagtttATTCTGGATTGGGCTGAAGGAACAGCCAATCAGGATGTCCACttcatatttcctcttccttttcgGGAGCTGAacatgatgaaggagaagaaactCAGTCTGGTGGGTCTTATTCAGCACTTTTTCCCAGAAATCAAAGATCCCAGAGTCTTCTCAAGTtcagcacacacagtcatgttcatctttgatggtctggatgagtgtcGTCTTCCTCTGGATTTCCACTCCAACCCGAAGTGTTGTGATGTGACAGAGCCAGCCTCAGTGGACTTGCTACTGACAAACCTCATCAAGGGGAATCTGCttccttctgctctcctctggatcaccacccgaccagcagcagccaatcagatcccaGCTGAGAGTGTGGACCAGGTGACAGAAGTAAGgggattcaatgacccacagaaagatgagtacttcaggaagagaatcagtgATGAGAACCTGGCCAGCAGAACCATCACACACCTGAAATCATCCaggagcctctacatcatgtgccatATTCCAGTCTTCTGCTGGATTACAGCCACGGTTGTAGAGGAAACATCAGAATCAGAGAAAGTAAACATGCCAAGGACTCtgactcaaatgtacacacacttcctgatgATGCAGACAAGCATTAAACATGTCAAgttcacagagagaaaagagacagatgaagaggtgATTTTCAAACTGGGGGAACTGGCTTTCCAACAGCTTGAGAAAGGCAATCTGATcttctatgaggaagacctgagagagtgtggcattgatgtcacagaagcatcagtgtactcaggagtgtgtacccagatcttcagagaggaaGCTGGGTTGTACCAGGGGAAGGTGttcagctttgtgcatctgagcatccaggagtttcttgcaGCTCTGTATGTGTTCCTCTGCTTCAGCAACATACAGAGAAACATGCCTGACCAACAGCAAAcctctcagctctctgctctgttcagagCTACAACATGTCATGGCCTACACAAGACTGCAGTGGACCTGGCCTTACAGAGTAAGAATGGACACctggaccttttcctccgcttccttCTGGGCCTCTCACTGGAGTCCAATCAGAATCTCTTAAAGCACCTACTGCCAcagagcagcagccaatcagatagcTCAGAGCAAACTGTGCAGTATGTCAAACAGAAGATCAGAGATCAGAGGAGCTCAGACACATATagggatgaagatgaagatgaaggtgAAGATTCAGACAGAAGGATCAACCTGTTCTActgtctgaatgagctgaatCACCATGCTGTAGTGGAGCACAAAATTAACTCAGAAGAGCTGCATGTAGAGACACTCTTACCAGGACAGTGGAAGACTAAGACATGGAAGACATTTAAGATGTCAGAAGAGCAGCTGGCTGAGTTTGACCTGCAGAAGTACATAAAGACACCAGAGGAAGATCAGACTGAACTCCTCAGTCCAGAGGAAGTTCTTCAAAAGGTGCTGCCAGGAGTCACATCAGCTTT gctggaTAACTGTGATCTGAGcgataagagctgttcctatctggcctctgcactgaagacatcacactcatcaaatctcagagTGCTGAACCTGAGTGAGaataagctgctggactcaggagtggaacttttatgttctgctctttgtcatcacaactgcaaactggaggaactatg gctgtaTGACTGTGATCTGAGtgataagagctgttcctatctggcctctgcactgaagacatcacactcatcaaatctcagagTGCTGCACCTGAGTTAcaataagctgctggactcaggagtggaacttttatgttctgctctttgtcatcacaactgcaaactggagacactacg gctgcaGGGCTGTGATCTGAGcgataagagctgttcctatctggcctctgcactgaagacatcacactcatcaaatctcagagtgctggacctgagtaacaataagctgctggactcaggagtggaacttttatgttctgttctttgtcatcacaactgcaaactggaggaactaga gctgaATAGCTGTGATCTGAGcgataagagctgttcctatctggcctctgcactgaagacatcacactcatcaaatctcagagTGCTGCACCTGAGTCAcaataagctgctggactcaggagtggaacttttatgttctgctctttgtcatcacaactgcaaactggaggaactacg gctggaTAAGTGTGATCTGAGcgataagagctgttcctatctggcctctgcactgaagacatcacactcatcaaatctcagagtgctggacctgagtgacaataagctgctggactcaggagtggaacttttatgttctgctctttgtcatcacaactgcaaactggaggaactaca gctgcaGGTCTGTAATCTGAGcgataagagctgttcctatctggcctctgcactgaagacatcacactcatcaaatctcagagTGCTGCACCTGAGTGAcaataagctgctggactcaggagtggaacttttatgttctgctctttgtcatcacaactgcaaactggagacactatg gctgtgGAGCTGTGGTCTGAGCaataagagctgttcctatctggcctctgctcttAAGTCTCCCTCCTCAAATCTCACTCAGCTGGACCTGTGGGGTAATGACCAGATTAGTGCATCAGCTGTAGAGCCGCTCTGTGCTCTAGTGGAGGACCCACACTGTAAACTGGAGTATCTAGA ACTGAGTGGTCGTACCATCAGAAAGGagcgtccagcagcagcagcagcagcagcagcagcagcctccactAGCAGCTCCCACTCCTCAGATGCTGCAGAGCTGCACCTCAGAGACAAAGCCCAGCAGCACCCAGGAGcacagctgctctctctggaCACTCACAA GGAGGGACACCACTGTGAATCCTGTGCTGAAGTTCCAGACTCCAGCCTCTGGGTCCTGGTGAAGCCTGAAGTCTCCACAGAGGAGAGCGTCTCCACCTACAGCCTGAGCTCTCCTGCAGGGAGCTACGAGTGCTCAGAGTCCGGTCTGCGCTGGACGTGTGCTGGTCCAGTCACCCTGCAGTACCGCTTCATGGACTGGCATGTCTTGGCTGATGATCTGCCCCACATGCAGTACAGGCCAGCTGGCCCTTCAATGGACATCAAGCTCATGTCAGGAGAGTTGGAGGAGATCCATCTGCCACATTTCCTCTGTTTGGGAGGTAGCCCGTCTTCCCTGAAGGATGCTGTGGAGGTTCTGCATAAGCAGGACAGTGGAGTGTTGATAGAGAAGTGTGAGCTGAGACGCTTCCATGCCAGGCTGGTAAAGCCCTCCTTTTCTCCTATTGGGCTTTTCTATTCTCTCATATCTCGTTTGTTCACttggaaggaggaagagagggatatgcTGGTTGAGGTCCATGCAGATGTTCAGGTCTATGTGAGCAGTACCTCACCCCTTTCGGTTCCGTGTTCCGCTTGTTCCACATTCCGCTTGTACCTCTCACCACTGAGTTCAGAGCTTAGTAAGCTAATAGAGATGCAGGAGGAAGGATTCAATGGCAAGAAACTCGCCAAGCCCCGGCCTGGGAGACCTCTTCAGATGCATGAGTACTTCGCTCTAAAAGCTGACTGTGAGACTCTAGGAGAACCGACTCCAGAAGAGCTAGACCTCAGAGAGAGCTCTGACATTGCTCCCAACTTTTTTGAAGTGCACATAAATGAGGCTGTGAACTTTAAGATTGAACTCCTCAGCTCCAAAGACAAACGGAAAGTCTGGCAAGCATATATCTTGAGTTCTGAGTGCTTTTGGAACAAACCCCAACAGGGCAGTGATGGCCCTTATAATGCTGAAGAATTCCTAACCAAGCACAGGGCAGATCTCATTCAACGGGTGAAAAATGTTATCCAGCTAGCGGATAGGATGAGGTCAAATAAACTGATCAATGGAGAGGATTATGAAAACATCAGAGTGGCACCAACTGACCAGGAGAAGATGAGACAAGTGTTTGATGTCCTGGAGTCTTGTGGTGCTGAAGGAAGGAAGACATTCTTTAAAATCCTCCATGAGCTACGCCCTGCACTGGTGACAGAGCTGGCTACATCATCGCCCTGA